A single window of Microbacterium croceum DNA harbors:
- the rplC gene encoding 50S ribosomal protein L3, whose amino-acid sequence MADINAKISKGMLGTKLGMTQVWNESGKLIPVTVIELAPNVVTQVRTPEKDGYNAVQIAYGQIDPRKVNKPLTAHFEAAGVTPRRHVTEIRTADAADYSLGQELTVDGTFEAGQLVDVVGTSKGKGFAGVMKRHNFKGVSASHGSHRNHRKPGSIGASSTPSRVFKGMRMAGRMGGERVTVLNLTVHAIDIEKGLLLVKGAVPGARGRIVYVRNAVKGA is encoded by the coding sequence ATGGCTGATATCAACGCAAAGATTTCCAAGGGCATGCTGGGCACGAAGCTCGGCATGACCCAGGTGTGGAACGAGAGCGGCAAGCTCATCCCCGTCACCGTCATCGAACTCGCACCCAACGTGGTGACTCAGGTTCGCACGCCCGAGAAGGACGGCTACAACGCCGTGCAGATCGCGTACGGCCAGATCGACCCGCGCAAGGTGAACAAGCCCCTCACGGCTCACTTCGAGGCTGCCGGCGTCACGCCGCGACGCCACGTCACCGAGATCCGCACCGCGGATGCTGCTGACTACTCACTCGGTCAGGAGCTCACGGTCGACGGCACGTTCGAGGCCGGCCAGCTCGTCGACGTCGTCGGCACGAGCAAGGGCAAGGGCTTCGCCGGTGTCATGAAGCGTCACAACTTCAAGGGCGTCTCGGCATCGCACGGTTCGCACCGCAACCACCGCAAGCCCGGCTCCATCGGCGCATCGTCGACCCCGAGCCGCGTCTTCAAGGGCATGCGCATGGCCGGCCGTATGGGTGGCGAGCGCGTGACCGTCCTCAACCTCACGGTGCACGCCATCGACATCGAGAAGGGTCTGCTGCTCGTCAAGGGCGCCGTCCCCGGTGCTCGTGGCCGCATCGTCTATGTCCGCAACGCAGTGAAGGGTGCCTGA
- the rpsL gene encoding 30S ribosomal protein S12, which yields MPTIQQLVRKGRSPKVTKTKAPALKSNPQQAGVCTRVYTTTPKKPNSAMRKVARVKLRNGTEVTAYIPGEGHNLQEHSLVLVRGGRVKDLPGVRYKIVRGALDTQAVKNRKQARSRYGAKKG from the coding sequence GTGCCAACCATTCAGCAGTTGGTTCGCAAGGGTCGCTCGCCCAAGGTCACCAAGACCAAGGCGCCCGCCCTGAAGTCGAACCCGCAGCAGGCCGGGGTCTGCACCCGCGTCTACACCACCACCCCGAAGAAGCCGAACTCGGCGATGCGCAAGGTCGCTCGTGTGAAGCTCCGCAACGGCACCGAGGTCACCGCGTACATCCCCGGTGAGGGCCACAACCTGCAGGAGCACTCGCTCGTGCTCGTCCGCGGCGGTCGTGTCAAGGACCTCCCCGGTGTGCGTTACAAGATCGTCCGTGGCGCCCTGGACACCCAGGCTGTCAAGAACCGTAAGCAGGCTCGTTCCCGCTACGGCGCGAAGAAGGGTTGA
- a CDS encoding sugar ABC transporter permease gives MSTIDTPVRRRSVGAWFADTGWRHVVGIVVSAFALFPLLYVVSASLNPKGTLTGSNQLFSAIGIDSYVRILTDPQNPYLRWFGNTLLIALVTGAVTVFIGACAAYAFSRMRFAGRRVGLVTIVVVQMFPQLLAVVAIFLLLSTLGDWFPAIGLNTHTGLILVYLGGALGVNTYLMYGFFNTIPKELDEAARIDGAGHARIFFTIILRLVAPILAVVGLLSFIGTVNEYVIASVILIEPEQQTLVVGLTKLVANPRYADWSAFSAGAVMAAIPVMILFLFLQKYIVGGLTAGATKG, from the coding sequence ATGAGCACCATCGACACCCCCGTGCGCCGGCGCAGCGTCGGAGCCTGGTTCGCCGACACCGGATGGCGCCATGTCGTCGGCATCGTGGTGAGCGCATTCGCTCTGTTCCCGCTGCTCTACGTCGTCTCGGCGTCGCTGAACCCGAAGGGAACGCTGACCGGATCGAACCAGCTGTTCTCCGCGATCGGCATCGACAGCTACGTGCGCATCCTCACCGATCCGCAGAACCCCTATCTCCGCTGGTTCGGGAACACGCTCCTCATCGCGCTGGTGACCGGGGCGGTGACCGTCTTCATCGGCGCCTGCGCCGCATATGCGTTCTCGCGCATGCGTTTCGCCGGACGTCGGGTGGGACTGGTCACGATCGTCGTCGTGCAGATGTTCCCGCAGCTCCTGGCCGTCGTCGCGATCTTCCTGCTGCTGTCGACGCTGGGGGACTGGTTCCCCGCGATCGGGCTGAACACCCATACCGGCCTGATCCTGGTGTATCTCGGCGGCGCGCTCGGCGTGAACACCTACCTCATGTACGGCTTCTTCAACACGATCCCGAAGGAGCTCGATGAGGCCGCGCGCATCGACGGCGCCGGCCACGCCCGCATCTTCTTCACGATCATCCTGCGCCTGGTCGCTCCGATCCTCGCTGTCGTGGGGCTCCTGTCGTTCATCGGCACGGTCAACGAGTACGTGATCGCGAGCGTCATCCTGATCGAGCCCGAGCAGCAGACGCTGGTCGTCGGTCTCACCAAGCTGGTCGCCAACCCGCGCTACGCCGACTGGTCGGCCTTCTCCGCCGGCGCGGTGATGGCGGCGATCCCGGTGATGATCCTGTTCCTGTTCCTGCAGAAGTACATCGTCGGCGGTCTCACCGCAGGGGCCACCAAGGGGTGA
- the rpsG gene encoding 30S ribosomal protein S7: MPRKGPAPKRPVVNDPVYGAPIVTSLVNKILVDGKKSLAESIVYGALRGVEAKNGQDAVATLKKALDNVRPTLEVRSRRVGGSTYQVPVEVKPHRANTLALRWLVSYAKGRREKTMTERLQNEILDASNGLGAAVKRREDTHKMAESNRAFAHYRW; encoded by the coding sequence ATGCCTCGTAAGGGTCCCGCCCCCAAGCGCCCCGTCGTCAACGACCCGGTATACGGCGCTCCGATCGTCACCTCGCTGGTGAACAAGATCCTCGTCGACGGCAAGAAGTCGCTGGCCGAGTCGATCGTCTACGGTGCCCTCCGCGGCGTCGAGGCGAAGAACGGTCAGGATGCCGTCGCCACCCTCAAGAAGGCGCTCGACAACGTGCGCCCGACCCTCGAGGTCCGCAGCCGCCGCGTCGGTGGTTCGACCTACCAGGTGCCGGTCGAGGTCAAGCCGCACCGCGCGAACACCCTCGCGCTGCGCTGGCTCGTCAGCTACGCCAAGGGTCGTCGTGAGAAGACGATGACCGAGCGCCTCCAGAACGAGATCCTGGACGCGTCGAACGGCCTGGGTGCCGCGGTCAAGCGCCGTGAAGACACTCACAAGATGGCCGAGTCGAACCGCGCGTTCGCTCACTACCGCTGGTAA
- a CDS encoding PadR family transcriptional regulator produces the protein MTADIGAQMRKGVVEYCVLGLLSREPMYGWQLADALTQAGLIASIGTLYPLLGRLRDNGWVSTFDLPSESGPVRKYYRLTDAGIEQLARFRAQWAPFARVVTGIVGEG, from the coding sequence ATGACAGCTGACATCGGCGCGCAGATGCGTAAAGGGGTGGTCGAGTACTGCGTGCTCGGGCTGCTCTCGCGCGAGCCGATGTACGGCTGGCAGCTGGCGGACGCGCTCACGCAGGCGGGCCTGATCGCCAGCATCGGCACGCTCTACCCCCTGCTGGGCAGGCTGAGGGACAACGGCTGGGTCAGCACGTTCGACCTCCCCTCGGAGAGCGGGCCGGTGCGCAAGTACTACCGGCTCACGGATGCCGGAATCGAGCAGCTCGCCCGGTTCCGTGCGCAGTGGGCCCCGTTCGCCCGTGTCGTCACTGGCATCGTCGGAGAGGGATGA
- the rplW gene encoding 50S ribosomal protein L23 encodes MSEQASVLQTALNKDPRDIILKPVVSEKSYGLIDEGKYTFLVDPRASKTEIKLAIEKIFGVKVAGVNTLNRVGKARRTRFGTGKRKDTKRAIVTLKSGTIDIFTAIG; translated from the coding sequence ATGAGCGAGCAGGCATCTGTTCTCCAGACGGCCCTGAACAAGGACCCGCGCGACATCATCCTGAAGCCGGTCGTGTCCGAGAAGAGCTACGGTCTCATCGATGAAGGCAAGTACACCTTCCTCGTCGACCCGCGCGCTTCGAAGACCGAGATCAAGCTCGCCATCGAGAAGATCTTCGGCGTCAAGGTCGCTGGGGTCAACACCCTCAACCGCGTCGGCAAGGCTCGTCGCACCCGCTTCGGAACCGGCAAGCGCAAGGACACCAAGCGCGCCATCGTCACCCTGAAGTCGGGCACCATCGACATCTTCACGGCAATCGGCTGA
- a CDS encoding HAAS signaling domain-containing protein → MTETTAEGLREDYLARLDEAMRGLPHGVAADIRGGIAEELHGLDAAATAARIAQLGDPVAIAREAQDETPAGPTFVVAAPVPAPEAPRPPITSTRGFAITAALTLSFGGIIVPVVGWFVGAALVSLSALWKTWEKVVAIVVPFSVFVLTAVLITTMQGFAVAETSGSSSGTGTPPPVANPLLPAWYDFIWFGVIALGLVLIPASGLWLLWRLRGRATR, encoded by the coding sequence ATGACCGAGACCACCGCTGAGGGGCTGCGCGAGGACTATCTCGCGCGACTCGACGAGGCCATGCGCGGACTGCCGCACGGCGTCGCCGCCGACATCCGCGGGGGCATCGCCGAAGAGCTGCACGGCCTGGACGCCGCCGCGACCGCCGCGAGGATCGCGCAGCTGGGCGACCCGGTGGCGATCGCGCGTGAGGCGCAGGATGAGACGCCGGCCGGGCCGACCTTCGTCGTGGCGGCTCCCGTGCCCGCACCGGAGGCCCCTCGTCCGCCGATCACGTCGACGCGCGGCTTCGCGATCACGGCGGCGCTGACCCTGAGCTTCGGCGGGATCATCGTGCCCGTCGTCGGCTGGTTCGTCGGCGCCGCGCTGGTCAGCCTCAGTGCGCTGTGGAAGACGTGGGAGAAGGTCGTCGCCATCGTGGTGCCGTTCAGCGTGTTCGTGCTCACGGCCGTCCTGATCACGACCATGCAGGGTTTCGCCGTCGCCGAGACGAGCGGCAGCTCCTCGGGCACCGGGACACCGCCGCCCGTCGCAAACCCCCTGCTGCCCGCGTGGTACGACTTCATCTGGTTCGGAGTGATCGCGCTGGGGCTGGTCCTCATCCCCGCGTCGGGACTCTGGCTGCTGTGGCGGCTGCGGGGACGCGCAACGCGCTGA
- a CDS encoding spermidine/putrescine ABC transporter substrate-binding protein produces the protein MERSLEAQVDQAVESWLRWVPRWEPATHRGRVAPCRRCLGSPILSAAGIGADVPHGVQHGLSTRIKTIVDHAVAEYTARNLPTLQRELDQQAARNRARAYRPNEDLDPEFDGLPLDPEPVAGAPFLFTIAGLADDAAAELPPLPPLSDEAKAALRQEVGLADEYANMIGREVCGLLLRHRLSIQAAISQHVEPQIEALLAELTQSLDSPFDPDAP, from the coding sequence GTGGAGCGTTCATTGGAGGCGCAGGTGGACCAGGCTGTCGAGTCCTGGTTGCGCTGGGTGCCGCGCTGGGAGCCGGCCACCCATCGGGGCCGCGTGGCCCCGTGCCGCCGCTGCCTCGGCTCTCCCATCCTTTCCGCCGCCGGGATCGGAGCTGATGTCCCGCACGGTGTGCAGCACGGTCTCTCGACCCGGATCAAGACGATCGTGGACCACGCGGTCGCCGAGTACACCGCGCGGAATCTGCCCACCCTGCAGCGCGAGCTCGATCAGCAGGCTGCACGCAACCGCGCCCGCGCCTACCGCCCGAACGAGGACCTCGACCCGGAGTTCGACGGGCTGCCGCTGGATCCGGAACCGGTCGCCGGCGCTCCCTTCCTGTTCACGATCGCCGGACTCGCAGACGATGCGGCTGCCGAGCTGCCGCCCCTGCCGCCCCTGTCCGACGAGGCGAAGGCCGCACTGCGCCAGGAGGTCGGCCTGGCCGACGAGTACGCGAACATGATCGGGCGCGAGGTCTGCGGCCTGCTGCTGCGGCACCGCTTGTCCATCCAGGCGGCGATCTCGCAGCACGTCGAGCCGCAGATCGAGGCACTCCTCGCCGAATTGACGCAGTCGCTCGACTCGCCGTTCGACCCCGACGCGCCCTGA
- a CDS encoding ABC transporter yields the protein MSDPDVPQPEKPSDVDDVVGSANAGLDAAAAAGADVPGAVQEPDAVERPIEEKAVDPDLAAFEEAERSYPGTFAPPAAAAAPPAVVSSDRDSDATAVFAAPASHVEEPSVADAAYAPAYGAADTQVVPSEPLLVAAASPQLPQPIFVQAPEPPRDRGNRGTAGAIGLLATLVFAVLYLGTTLGLGALAGDVTGENIGQSALAPLATWGYWTPVVVFFIGFWLLGAIINRGRWGLWVVFGIIVGAIAYGGHLLGQIFEAGILTLTPSAASELVGEQLLAPLAIAAFIFARELTIWFGAWVARSGARKTEQNAEAQREYERTLEAGPTLAR from the coding sequence ATGAGTGACCCCGACGTTCCCCAGCCCGAGAAGCCGTCAGACGTCGACGACGTCGTCGGCAGCGCGAACGCCGGCCTGGACGCTGCGGCCGCAGCGGGCGCCGACGTCCCCGGTGCGGTCCAGGAACCCGACGCCGTCGAACGTCCGATCGAGGAGAAGGCCGTCGACCCCGACCTCGCCGCCTTCGAAGAGGCCGAGCGCTCCTACCCCGGTACCTTCGCGCCTCCGGCCGCTGCCGCAGCGCCGCCGGCAGTCGTCAGCTCCGACCGCGATTCGGACGCGACCGCCGTCTTCGCCGCTCCGGCCTCGCACGTCGAGGAACCCTCCGTGGCCGATGCCGCCTACGCGCCGGCGTACGGCGCTGCTGACACCCAGGTCGTTCCCTCCGAGCCCCTGCTCGTCGCCGCGGCATCTCCGCAGCTCCCGCAGCCGATCTTCGTGCAGGCTCCCGAGCCGCCGCGCGACCGCGGCAATCGGGGAACCGCGGGTGCGATCGGTCTGCTCGCCACGCTCGTCTTCGCCGTCCTGTACCTCGGCACGACGCTGGGCCTCGGTGCTCTCGCGGGAGACGTGACCGGCGAGAACATCGGTCAGTCCGCACTCGCGCCGCTTGCGACGTGGGGGTACTGGACGCCGGTCGTCGTCTTCTTCATCGGTTTCTGGCTGTTGGGCGCGATCATCAACCGCGGCCGCTGGGGTCTGTGGGTCGTGTTCGGCATCATCGTGGGCGCCATCGCCTACGGTGGGCACCTCCTCGGCCAGATCTTCGAGGCGGGCATCCTCACGCTCACCCCCTCGGCCGCATCCGAACTCGTCGGCGAGCAGCTCCTTGCGCCTCTCGCGATCGCCGCCTTCATCTTCGCCCGCGAGCTCACCATCTGGTTCGGCGCCTGGGTCGCGCGCAGCGGCGCTCGCAAGACCGAGCAGAACGCCGAGGCGCAGCGCGAGTACGAGCGCACGCTCGAGGCCGGCCCCACGCTGGCGAGGTAA
- the fusA gene encoding elongation factor G, giving the protein MAQDVLTDLSKVRNIGIMAHIDAGKTTTTERILFYTGVNHKLGETHDGASTTDWMEQEKERGITITSAAVTCYWNKNQINIIDTPGHVDFTVEVERSLRVLDGAVAVFDGKEGVEPQSETVWRQADKYNVPRICFVNKMDKLGADFYFTVDTIINRLGAKPLVIQLPIGAENDFIGVIDLVEMRALVWAGDSKGDVTMGASYEIQEIPADLKEKADEYRQALLETVAETDDALLEKFFGGEELTVAEIKGAIRKLTVASEIYPVLCGSAFKNRGVQPMLDAVVDYLPNPLDVGSIEAHDPKDYDTIIERHPDANDPFAALAFKVAVHPFFGRLTYVRVYSGHLESGSAVVNSTKGKKERIGKIFQMHANKEIPVPSVTAGNIYAVIGLKDTTTGDTLTDPAEPVVLESMTFPEPVIEVAIEPKTKADQEKLGVAIQKLAEEDPTFRTELNPETGQTTIKGMGELHLDILVDRMKREFNVEANVGKPQVAYRETIKKAVEKYDYTHKKQTGGSGQFAKIQFNIEPLDLDGDKTYEFVNAVTGGRIPREYIGSIDAGFQDGMNVGVLAGYPIVGVKATIVDGAAHDVDSSEMAFKIAGSMGFKEALRRANPVLLEPLMAVEVRTPEEYMGDVIGDLNSRRGQIQSMEDAAGVKVVRAHVPLSEMFGYIGDLRSKTSGRAVYSMEFHSYAEVPRAVADEIVQKNQGE; this is encoded by the coding sequence GTGGCACAAGACGTGCTCACCGACCTGAGCAAGGTCCGCAACATCGGCATCATGGCGCACATCGATGCCGGCAAGACCACGACGACCGAGCGCATCCTGTTCTACACGGGCGTCAACCACAAGCTCGGCGAGACGCACGATGGCGCCTCGACGACCGACTGGATGGAGCAGGAGAAGGAGCGCGGCATCACGATCACGTCTGCCGCCGTGACCTGCTACTGGAACAAGAACCAGATCAACATCATCGACACCCCCGGTCACGTGGACTTCACGGTCGAGGTGGAGCGTTCGCTCCGCGTCCTCGACGGTGCCGTCGCCGTGTTCGACGGCAAGGAGGGCGTCGAGCCCCAGTCCGAGACCGTGTGGCGTCAGGCTGACAAGTACAACGTCCCCCGCATCTGCTTCGTCAACAAGATGGACAAGCTCGGCGCGGACTTCTACTTCACGGTCGACACGATCATCAACCGTCTCGGCGCGAAGCCGCTGGTCATCCAGCTGCCCATCGGCGCAGAGAACGACTTCATCGGTGTGATCGACCTCGTCGAGATGCGTGCCCTCGTCTGGGCCGGAGACTCGAAGGGTGACGTCACCATGGGCGCCTCCTACGAGATCCAGGAGATCCCGGCCGACCTCAAGGAGAAGGCCGACGAGTACCGTCAGGCTCTCCTCGAGACCGTCGCGGAGACCGACGACGCGCTGCTCGAGAAGTTCTTCGGTGGCGAGGAGCTCACCGTCGCCGAGATCAAGGGCGCGATCCGCAAGTTGACCGTCGCCTCCGAGATCTACCCGGTGCTCTGTGGCTCCGCGTTCAAGAACCGCGGTGTCCAGCCGATGCTCGACGCGGTCGTCGACTACCTCCCGAACCCCCTCGACGTGGGTTCCATCGAGGCGCACGACCCCAAGGACTACGACACGATCATCGAGCGTCACCCCGACGCCAATGACCCGTTCGCGGCCCTCGCGTTCAAGGTCGCCGTGCACCCGTTCTTCGGTCGTCTCACCTACGTGCGCGTCTACTCGGGTCACCTCGAGTCGGGCTCCGCGGTCGTCAACTCGACCAAGGGCAAGAAGGAGCGCATCGGGAAGATCTTCCAGATGCACGCCAACAAGGAGATCCCGGTCCCCTCGGTCACCGCGGGAAACATCTACGCGGTCATCGGTCTGAAGGACACCACCACGGGTGACACCCTCACCGACCCCGCCGAGCCGGTCGTCCTCGAGTCGATGACGTTCCCGGAGCCGGTCATCGAGGTGGCCATCGAGCCGAAGACCAAGGCCGACCAGGAGAAGCTGGGTGTCGCCATCCAGAAGCTCGCTGAGGAGGACCCGACTTTCCGCACGGAGCTCAACCCCGAGACCGGTCAGACGACCATCAAGGGCATGGGCGAGCTGCACCTCGACATCCTCGTGGATCGCATGAAGCGCGAGTTCAACGTCGAGGCGAACGTCGGAAAGCCCCAGGTCGCGTACCGCGAGACGATCAAGAAGGCCGTCGAGAAGTACGACTACACCCACAAGAAGCAGACGGGTGGATCGGGTCAGTTCGCAAAGATCCAGTTCAACATCGAGCCTCTCGACCTGGACGGCGACAAGACCTACGAGTTCGTGAACGCCGTCACCGGTGGTCGCATCCCTCGTGAGTACATCGGATCGATCGATGCCGGTTTCCAGGACGGCATGAACGTCGGCGTGCTCGCCGGCTACCCGATCGTCGGCGTGAAGGCCACCATCGTCGATGGTGCCGCTCACGACGTCGACTCCTCGGAGATGGCGTTCAAGATCGCCGGATCGATGGGCTTCAAGGAAGCTCTTCGTCGGGCGAACCCCGTGCTCCTCGAGCCGCTGATGGCGGTCGAGGTGCGTACTCCCGAGGAGTACATGGGTGACGTCATCGGTGACCTGAACTCGCGTCGCGGTCAGATCCAGTCGATGGAAGACGCTGCAGGCGTCAAGGTCGTCCGTGCGCACGTGCCGCTGTCCGAGATGTTCGGCTACATCGGCGACCTGCGCTCGAAGACCTCGGGTCGTGCCGTCTACTCGATGGAGTTCCACAGCTATGCTGAGGTTCCCCGCGCTGTGGCCGACGAGATCGTCCAGAAGAACCAGGGCGAGTAA
- the rpsJ gene encoding 30S ribosomal protein S10, which produces MAGQKIRIRLKSYDHEVIDSSARKIVDTVTRAGATVVGPVPLPTEKNVVCVIRSPHKYKDSREHFEMRTHKRLIDIVDPTPKAVDSLMRLDLPADVNIEIKL; this is translated from the coding sequence ATGGCGGGACAGAAAATCCGCATTCGCCTGAAGTCGTATGACCACGAGGTCATCGACTCGTCGGCACGCAAGATCGTCGACACCGTGACCCGTGCGGGCGCGACCGTCGTCGGCCCCGTGCCGCTTCCGACCGAGAAGAACGTCGTGTGCGTCATCCGGTCGCCCCACAAGTACAAGGACAGCCGCGAGCACTTCGAGATGCGCACCCACAAGCGTCTGATCGACATCGTCGACCCGACGCCCAAGGCTGTCGACTCGCTGATGCGTCTCGACCTCCCGGCCGATGTCAACATCGAGATCAAGCTCTGA
- the tuf gene encoding elongation factor Tu — translation MAKAKFERTKPHVNIGTIGHVDHGKTTLSAAISKVLADKFPSDTNVQRDFASIDSAPEERQRGITINISHIEYETPKRHYAHVDAPGHADYVKNMITGAAQMDGAILVVAATDGPMAQTREHVLLAKQVGVPYLLVALNKSDMVEDEEILELVELEVSELLASQGFAEDAPVVRVSALKALEGDEKWVQSILDLMEAVDENVPDPVRDKDKPFLMPVEDVFTITGRGTVVTGRAERGTLAINSEVEIVGLRPTVKTTVTGIEMFHKQLDEAWAGENCGLLLRGTKREDVERGQVIVKPGSVTPHTDFAGTAYILSKDEGGRHNPFYTNYRPQFYFRTTDVTGVITLPEGTEMVMPGDTTDVTVELIQPIAMEEGLGFAIREGGRTVGAGTVTKIIK, via the coding sequence GTGGCTAAGGCCAAGTTCGAGCGGACCAAGCCGCACGTCAACATCGGAACCATCGGTCACGTTGACCACGGCAAGACCACGCTCTCCGCAGCGATCTCGAAGGTGCTTGCTGACAAGTTCCCGTCTGACACCAACGTGCAGCGCGACTTCGCTTCCATCGACTCGGCGCCGGAAGAGCGCCAGCGTGGTATCACCATCAACATCTCGCACATCGAGTACGAGACCCCGAAGCGCCACTACGCGCACGTCGACGCCCCCGGCCACGCCGACTACGTCAAGAACATGATCACCGGTGCGGCTCAGATGGACGGCGCGATCCTCGTGGTCGCCGCCACCGACGGCCCGATGGCGCAGACGCGTGAGCACGTGCTGCTCGCCAAGCAGGTCGGCGTTCCGTACCTGCTCGTCGCGCTGAACAAGTCCGACATGGTCGAGGACGAGGAGATCCTGGAGCTCGTCGAGCTCGAGGTCTCCGAGCTGCTCGCCTCGCAGGGCTTCGCCGAGGACGCCCCTGTCGTCCGCGTCTCCGCTCTCAAGGCCCTCGAGGGCGACGAGAAGTGGGTCCAGTCGATCCTCGACCTCATGGAGGCCGTCGACGAGAACGTTCCCGACCCCGTGCGCGACAAGGACAAGCCGTTCCTGATGCCCGTCGAGGACGTCTTCACGATCACCGGTCGTGGAACCGTCGTCACCGGCCGCGCCGAGCGTGGCACGCTGGCCATCAACTCCGAGGTCGAGATCGTCGGACTGCGTCCGACCGTCAAGACCACGGTCACGGGTATCGAGATGTTCCACAAGCAGCTCGACGAGGCCTGGGCCGGCGAGAACTGCGGTCTCCTGCTCCGTGGCACGAAGCGTGAGGACGTCGAGCGCGGTCAGGTCATCGTCAAGCCGGGTTCGGTCACGCCGCACACCGACTTCGCCGGTACCGCGTACATCCTGTCCAAGGATGAGGGTGGGCGTCACAACCCGTTCTACACGAACTACCGCCCGCAGTTCTACTTCCGCACCACCGACGTCACCGGCGTCATCACGCTGCCCGAGGGCACCGAGATGGTCATGCCCGGCGACACCACCGACGTGACGGTCGAGCTGATCCAGCCGATCGCCATGGAGGAGGGCCTCGGCTTCGCCATCCGTGAGGGTGGACGCACCGTCGGCGCCGGTACGGTCACGAAGATCATCAAGTAA
- the rplD gene encoding 50S ribosomal protein L4: MADSTLALDVLKADGKKAGSIELPAALFDAKTNIPLIHQVVVAQLAAARQGTHSTKRRGEVSGAGRKPFKQKGTGNARQGSIRAPHMTGGGIVHGPKPRDYSQRTPKKMIAAALLGALSDRFRGDRIHAIESFGIDGTPSTKSAVSFLTNVVSSKNVLVVIERGDDVTLKSIRNLSNLHVLTFDQLNAYDVLVSDDIVFTQAALEGFIASKSGANQEVSA, encoded by the coding sequence ATGGCTGACTCCACTCTCGCGCTCGACGTCCTCAAGGCAGACGGCAAGAAGGCAGGCTCGATCGAGCTTCCCGCCGCGCTGTTCGACGCCAAGACGAACATCCCGCTGATCCACCAGGTCGTCGTCGCGCAGCTCGCGGCGGCTCGCCAGGGAACGCACTCGACCAAGCGTCGCGGTGAGGTCTCCGGTGCCGGCCGCAAGCCCTTCAAGCAGAAGGGCACGGGTAACGCCCGTCAGGGTTCCATCCGCGCGCCGCACATGACCGGTGGTGGCATCGTCCACGGACCGAAGCCGCGCGACTACTCGCAGCGCACCCCCAAGAAGATGATCGCCGCCGCCCTCCTGGGCGCGCTCAGCGACCGCTTCCGCGGTGACCGCATCCACGCCATCGAGTCCTTCGGGATCGACGGCACGCCTTCGACGAAGTCCGCGGTGAGCTTCCTCACCAACGTCGTCTCGTCGAAGAACGTGCTCGTCGTGATCGAGCGGGGCGACGACGTGACGCTGAAGAGCATCCGCAACCTGTCGAACCTGCACGTGCTGACGTTCGACCAGCTCAACGCCTACGACGTGCTCGTCTCCGACGACATCGTCTTCACCCAGGCCGCGCTCGAGGGGTTCATCGCCTCGAAGTCCGGCGCCAACCAGGAGGTCTCCGCATGA